In Microscilla marina ATCC 23134, one genomic interval encodes:
- the asnB gene encoding asparagine synthase (glutamine-hydrolyzing), with the protein MSGIAGFFSPNTFFSETDLQQMAAPLQKRGAQSSHHYYEEGLGLIHQRLSFVDKSPEAQQPMQSHNGRFVMVMDGQAYNHHEIARGFSNEQFNTTSDAEIILENFVEKNIRSIYQINGMFAAATYDREEKVLSLFRDRVGIKPLFYYWDEENFAFASELHALLKLPQIKRRLNKKAVAEFLHLGYIPAPHTLYKHIFKLEPGSWLRIQDKNLIVKKYWTVADKIYEPKLRSRLPYLNTEANALKHFEKILLESLEQRTPTTATYGTWLDHHPESCLLTALLAKQKGNDFPTLSVAYPKTKNNEPRNAVKVAEHLKTNHEEISVSFDDIRSFVNSLPEKFQEPVADFNQFTYTLLGQKSKEVAEVIMTAQGADALFFGNGTHHWAQRLDSSWIKTIRKPYAYLLKINKSTKARKASALLNYSHKDDLLSHVYSQEHLLFSKRELPSLLSSYTPISPYPVIDDASLTPLEQQALFDINYDLPGNSLFLLDQALMSNTVEARTPLLDFRIIEFAINLNPQLKYRGAQPKYLVKQLLQKFVPEKLWAKQKLEQTPMLAQWMEKELDDYLNEKIVKECGVVEFEVVQQLKEQFKKGHTYLYNRLWALTILHVFLSNAIAQGMEVE; encoded by the coding sequence ATGTCTGGTATTGCTGGCTTTTTTTCACCCAACACATTTTTTTCAGAAACCGACCTTCAGCAAATGGCTGCCCCCCTTCAAAAAAGAGGCGCTCAAAGCAGTCATCATTATTATGAGGAAGGATTGGGGCTGATTCATCAAAGACTTAGTTTTGTAGACAAGTCGCCCGAAGCCCAACAACCCATGCAATCGCACAATGGGCGTTTTGTAATGGTGATGGATGGGCAGGCATACAACCACCACGAAATAGCCAGAGGGTTTTCAAACGAACAGTTCAACACTACCTCGGATGCTGAAATTATTCTGGAAAATTTTGTAGAGAAAAACATCCGTTCTATCTACCAAATCAACGGCATGTTTGCCGCAGCCACTTATGATCGAGAAGAAAAAGTGTTGTCGTTGTTTAGAGACCGGGTAGGTATCAAACCTTTGTTCTATTACTGGGACGAAGAAAACTTTGCGTTTGCGTCTGAACTGCATGCCTTGCTAAAGCTGCCCCAAATAAAGCGTAGGTTGAACAAAAAAGCGGTGGCGGAGTTTCTGCATTTGGGCTATATACCTGCGCCCCATACACTTTACAAACATATTTTTAAGCTGGAACCAGGAAGTTGGCTCAGGATACAAGACAAAAACCTGATTGTAAAAAAATATTGGACTGTAGCCGACAAAATCTACGAGCCTAAGTTGCGTAGCCGGTTGCCCTACCTTAATACAGAAGCCAACGCGCTCAAGCATTTTGAAAAAATACTGTTGGAATCGTTAGAACAACGTACCCCCACCACTGCTACGTATGGAACCTGGCTAGACCACCATCCCGAATCGTGCCTGCTCACAGCATTGCTGGCAAAGCAAAAAGGCAATGACTTTCCTACACTTTCGGTGGCTTACCCAAAAACCAAAAATAATGAACCTAGGAACGCCGTAAAAGTAGCCGAACATCTGAAAACCAACCACGAAGAGATTTCGGTGTCCTTTGACGACATTCGTAGTTTTGTAAACTCACTGCCCGAAAAGTTTCAAGAACCCGTAGCTGATTTCAATCAATTTACCTATACATTGCTGGGGCAAAAGAGCAAAGAAGTAGCCGAGGTAATAATGACAGCACAAGGAGCCGATGCTTTGTTTTTTGGCAATGGTACCCACCATTGGGCGCAAAGGCTGGATAGTAGCTGGATAAAAACTATCAGAAAGCCTTATGCTTATTTGCTCAAAATAAATAAGTCGACCAAAGCCCGCAAAGCCAGTGCCTTGCTCAACTACTCACACAAAGACGACCTGCTAAGCCACGTATATTCGCAAGAGCACCTGCTCTTCTCAAAAAGAGAGTTGCCCTCGTTGTTGTCGTCTTATACCCCCATATCGCCTTACCCTGTGATAGACGATGCATCGCTTACACCGCTCGAACAACAAGCCCTGTTTGATATTAACTATGACCTGCCAGGCAACTCATTGTTTTTGCTCGACCAGGCACTCATGTCAAATACGGTAGAAGCCCGCACCCCTCTGCTCGACTTTCGCATCATAGAGTTTGCCATCAACCTAAACCCCCAACTCAAATACCGGGGAGCCCAACCCAAATATTTGGTAAAACAATTGCTGCAAAAGTTTGTGCCCGAAAAACTGTGGGCAAAGCAAAAGCTAGAACAAACCCCTATGTTGGCACAATGGATGGAGAAGGAATTAGATGATTACCTCAACGAAAAGATAGTAAAAGAGTGTGGTGTGGTAGAGTTTGAAGTAGTACAACAGCTCAAAGAACAGTTTAAAAAAGGGCACACATACTTGTATAATCGCTTATGGGCACTTACAATATTGCACGTATTTTTGAGTAACGCTATTGCACAAGGAATGGAGGTGGAGTAG
- the asnB gene encoding asparagine synthase (glutamine-hydrolyzing) — MCGITGFYTLSRKWSQDQLKSMTQALKHRGPDADGFFFGQRCGLGHRRLKIIDLSDAANQPMHSHDQRYTMVFNGEVYNFQEIARKYQLSLKTKTDSEVILELFAQKGEKFVHELNGMFALAIYDHKTHSLWIYRDRMGIKPLFYYWDGENFAFASETKALLALGIDRTINKEALQDYLFMEYVPDHQSIFKHIHKLEKGHYMKISPKKLEKTRYYNLLDKWNPSPAHDLNYYTEAFDEQLTRSIAYRSISDVPMGAFLSGGTDSSLISAKFQQLSPQSIKTFTIGFDVASFDESAYAQKVAKHLQTQHTLERASAKESIGIVEELVSHYDEPFAANSCIPSLLVCQKARNEVTVALSGDGADELFMGYGYYYWHERIQKISKYGGYPARKLTSKVLSWMDQRKQRAARVFNYSDFERIWLHVWSQEQYMFSEQEVSWLLNTPYQHQSTWKDWQEINQLDIHPFEKISLFDLMHYLPYNLLYKMDIASMASALEVRVPYLDHHLVEFAMNLPLNMKVQAGEQKFLMKKTLEKYLPKELIYRQKWGFPAPVGDWLKTDLAYLIDKYLNPTLLKQQGLFDPHVVQRFVKLFKKGKNYHYKRIWALIVFQMWYAYYID; from the coding sequence ATGTGCGGCATCACAGGTTTTTACACGCTTTCGCGGAAATGGTCGCAAGACCAACTAAAGAGCATGACGCAGGCTCTGAAACATCGGGGACCTGACGCAGACGGTTTTTTCTTTGGTCAACGCTGTGGTTTAGGGCATCGTAGGCTCAAAATCATCGACTTGTCTGATGCAGCCAACCAACCCATGCACAGCCACGATCAGCGTTACACGATGGTGTTTAATGGAGAGGTATACAACTTTCAGGAAATTGCCAGAAAATACCAGCTTTCGCTGAAAACCAAGACCGATTCGGAGGTGATTTTAGAGCTGTTTGCTCAAAAAGGCGAAAAGTTTGTGCACGAGCTCAACGGCATGTTTGCTTTGGCCATTTACGACCACAAAACACATTCGCTGTGGATATACCGCGACCGAATGGGAATCAAACCTTTGTTTTATTATTGGGATGGTGAAAATTTTGCTTTTGCCTCTGAAACCAAAGCCTTGCTCGCGTTGGGCATCGACCGAACTATTAACAAAGAAGCCTTGCAAGATTACCTGTTTATGGAGTATGTGCCTGACCATCAGTCTATTTTTAAGCACATTCATAAACTCGAAAAAGGGCATTATATGAAAATAAGCCCTAAAAAACTGGAGAAAACACGCTACTACAACTTGCTTGACAAATGGAACCCTTCTCCCGCCCACGACTTAAACTATTATACCGAGGCATTCGACGAGCAACTCACCCGCTCTATAGCCTACCGCTCTATAAGCGATGTACCCATGGGAGCTTTCCTGAGTGGAGGCACTGACTCGTCGCTCATCAGTGCCAAGTTTCAACAACTCTCACCACAAAGCATCAAAACCTTCACCATAGGCTTCGACGTGGCAAGCTTCGACGAATCGGCTTACGCCCAAAAGGTAGCCAAACACTTGCAAACCCAGCACACCCTAGAGCGGGCATCTGCCAAAGAGTCTATAGGCATTGTAGAAGAACTGGTGAGCCACTACGATGAGCCTTTTGCGGCAAATTCGTGCATCCCCAGCCTGTTGGTTTGCCAAAAAGCCCGCAACGAGGTAACCGTAGCCCTCAGCGGCGATGGTGCCGATGAGTTGTTCATGGGCTATGGTTATTACTATTGGCATGAGCGTATCCAGAAAATATCGAAGTATGGAGGCTACCCGGCCCGCAAGCTTACCAGCAAGGTGTTGAGCTGGATGGATCAACGCAAACAGCGGGCAGCACGGGTTTTTAATTACAGCGATTTTGAGCGAATATGGCTACACGTATGGTCGCAAGAACAATACATGTTTTCGGAACAAGAGGTTTCGTGGCTGCTCAATACCCCCTACCAACACCAAAGCACTTGGAAAGACTGGCAAGAGATCAATCAGTTGGACATTCACCCTTTCGAAAAAATATCCTTGTTTGACCTCATGCACTATTTGCCCTATAATTTACTTTACAAAATGGACATTGCTTCCATGGCATCGGCACTGGAGGTAAGGGTTCCTTATTTAGACCATCATTTGGTAGAGTTTGCCATGAATTTGCCCTTGAATATGAAGGTACAGGCAGGTGAACAAAAGTTTTTGATGAAAAAAACGCTGGAAAAGTATTTGCCCAAAGAGCTGATTTATCGTCAAAAATGGGGGTTTCCGGCTCCAGTGGGCGATTGGCTCAAAACAGACCTGGCTTATTTGATTGACAAGTATTTAAATCCCACTTTGCTTAAGCAACAAGGCTTGTTTGATCCTCATGTAGTGCAGCGCTTTGTAAAACTCTTTAAAAAAGGCAAAAATTATCATTATAAAAGAATCTGGGCATTGATCGTGTTTCAGATGTGGTATGCGTATTATATAGACTAG